One Solanum pennellii chromosome 9, SPENNV200 DNA segment encodes these proteins:
- the LOC107029707 gene encoding uncharacterized protein LOC107029707: MVNTKFMMNGHGGLNSMASFGHHVFTGRWFMVFANLLIMSMAGATYMFGLYSDEIKSSLGYDQTTLNLLSFFKDLGGNVGIISGLINEVTPPWVVLLIGAIMNFFGYFMIWLCVTGHIAKPRIWQMCLYICIGANSQTFANTGALVTCVKNFPESRGSLLGLLKGFVGLSGAIITQLYHAFYGNNGKSLILLIGWLPSVVSCIFLRTIRILRVVKQANETKILYKFLYISLGLACFIMLVIIIQNKINFARFEYAGSAAVVLILLFAPLIIVFQEEVKLWNAKQQALDEPRLKVVCENPPSVELTQPQKLALSESEESLTSVDLSQRQKLALSEFEEKLSSVDLTQPQKLAQKEYEEKETSCFSNVFNPPPRGEDYTILQALFSIDMIILFIATTFGVGGTLTAIDNLGQIGKALGYPEKSITTFVSLVSIWNYLGRVVSGFVSEIFLKKYKFPRPMMLTLVLLLSCSGHLLIAFGVPNSLYIASILMGFCFGAQWPLIFAIISELFGLKYYSTLYNFGGGASPVGAYLLNVRVTGHLYDKVAKKQMLAKGLKREIGQDLTCIGVECYKMAFLIITGATLLSCAISLILVIRTRKFYKGDIYKKFREQAKHVGSS, translated from the coding sequence ATGGTGAACACTAAGTTCATGATGAATGGACATGGTGGCCTTAACTCCATGGCGAGTTTTGGCCACCATGTCTTCACGGGTCGATGGTTCATGGTATTCGCGAACCTTTTAATCATGTCCATGGCTGGTGCAACCTACATGTTTGGTCTCTATAGTGATGAAATCAAATCATCGTTAGGGTATGATCAAACCACgttaaatttgttaagtttttttaaagACTTAGGTGGTAATGTTGGAATTATTTCGGGTTTAATCAACGAGGTAACTCCACCATGGGTTGTACTATTAATTGGTGCAATTATGAacttttttgggtattttatgaTTTGGCTATGCGTCACAGGACATATAGCCAAACCGCGTATTTGGCAAATGTGTTTGTACATTTGCATTGGTGCAAATTCACAAACATTTGCTAATACTGGTGCGTTAGTAACTTGTGTTAAAAATTTCCCAGAAAGCAGGGGAAGTTTATTAGGGTTATTAAAAGGATTTGTTGGTTTAAGTGGTGCAATTATAACACAATTATACCATGCTTTTTATGGTAATAATGGCAAgtcattgattttattaattGGTTGGCTTCCTAGTGTTGTGTCTTGTATTTTTCTACGAACGATTCGAATTTTAAGAGTTGTTAAACAAGCCAATGAGACCAAAATATTGTACaaatttttgtacatttcacTTGGCCTAGCTTGTTTTATCATGTTAGTTATCATCATACAAAATAAGATCAATTTCGCGAGGTTTGAGTATGCAGGAAGTGCAGCCGTTGTGTTGATTTTGCTCTTTGCCCCGTTGATCATCGTGTTTCAAGAAGAAGTTAAGCTTTGGAACGCTAAGCAACAAGCCTTGGATGAGCCTCGATTGAAAGTTGTTTGTGAAAATCCGCCTTCAGTAGAGCTGACTCAACCCCAGAAGCTAGCTTTAAGTGAATCTGAGGAAAGTTTGACATCAGTTGACCTGAGTCAACGTCAGAAGTTAGCTTTAAGTGAATTTGAGGAAAAATTGTCATCAGTTGATTTGACTCAACCTCAGAAGCTAGCTCAGAAAGAATATGAGGAAAAGGAAACTTCTTGCTTTAGTAATGTGTTTAATCCACCACCTAGAGGGGAGGATTATACGATATTGCAAgcgctttttagcatagacatGATCATCCTGTTCATCGCGACAACATTTGGTGTGGGAGGTACATTGACAGCTATCGATAACTTAGGTCAAATTGGAAAAGCCTTAGGTTATCCTGAGAAAAGTATCACAACATTTGTGTCACTAGTAAGCATTTGGAACTACCTAGGACGAGTTGTCTCAGGATTTGTATCTGAAATCTTTCTAAAAAAGTACAAATTCCCGCGCCCTATGATGCTCACATTAGTCCTCCTCCTCTCATGTTCGGGCCATCTCCTTATCGCGTTTGGTGTCCCTAACTCCCTCTACATCGCGTCTATACTAATGGGTTTCTGTTTCGGAGCTCAATGGCCTTTGATTTTCGCGATTATATCGGAGCTTTTCGGGTTGAAGTACTACTCAACATTGTACAATTTTGGTGGTGGTGCTAGCCCTGTTGGTGCATATTTGCTCAATGTTAGAGTAACTGGCCATTTGTATGATAAAGTGGCTAAAAAGCAAATGTTAGCAAAAGGGCTAAAAAGGGAAATTGGTCAAGATTTAACATGCATTGGAGTGGAGTGTTACAAAATGGCCTTTCTTATAATTACTGGGGCTACATTGTTAAGTTGTgctatttcattaattttggtTATTAGAACAAGGAAATTTTATAAAGGTGATATTTATAAGAAGTTTAGGGAACAAGCTAAACATGTAGGTagttcttaa